The sequence below is a genomic window from Campylobacter ornithocola.
TGAAAAGTCTTATCAACTTGCTTTTTATAAGTTTTTATTAGAAAATCAAAATACCTTATTAAATACAAAAGCTTGTTTTTATGATCTAAAAAATATCAAAATCATACATGAAAATGCTAAAAGTAAGAGCGTACAAGAACTTAAAGATTTACTTAATGAGCTTGCTAAAGAACCTTTGGAAAAAGAATTTTTTAATCAAAAAAACGACAATACTTACAGCCCTTATACCATGCTTTATAAAAAGGAGTTTAAGCTTTGAGTTATCATTTTGAGCCTTTTTTAGCTTTAGAAGCTAGTGCAGGAAGTGGAAAAACTTTTGCATTAAGTGTGCGTTTTGTAGCTTTGGTTTTAATGGGAGCTAAGATTAATGAAATTTTAGCCCTTACTTTTACTAATAAAGCTACAAGCGAAATGAAAGAAAGAGTTTTTAAAACCTTTTTAGAATTTGATGTGCTTGAAAATGGAGAGAATAAAGCAGAGTGTAATGAGCTTATGAAAATGCTAGGTAAAAGCAAAGATGAGCTTATAGCTTTAAGAGAAAAATACAAAGATGAGTTTTTAAGATCTAAGTTCAATATCTACACTTTTGACAGCTTTTTTTCACAAATCATTCGTTCTTTTGCTTTAAATTTAGGTCTTATGAGTGATTTTGACATTATAGAAAGTCAAGATAGTTATAAAAATTTCATTTCTAAATTAGACGAAGAAGAATTAAGAGCTTTAGCTTATTACATTGTCCAAACAAAAAGTAAAAGTGATTTTTTGCAAAATCTTGAAAGTTTGTATGAAAGATCTTGTGAGATAAAATCTATACAAAATGCACATTTTCCAAATAAAACTTTTTTAGAAAAAAGCTTAAGTGAGTTTATAACTTATGCAAGAAATTTAAGCACAGATAAAAACTATCAAAAAAATTTCGAATTTGAAAACATAGAAGATTTTTTTACTAAACCTATCATCTGCGATTTAGATAAAAAATACTTTGAAAAAATCATTGATGGTGAATTTTTACAAAAAAGAGCAGAGTTTTTACAAAGTGTAAAAGAGTATTTTGCTCAAATGGAAAACTATCGTATTAGTATGCTTGCAAAGCTTTTGAAGCATTTTAAAGAAGCAAGAAATGAAAATAATACCAAGCAAAATGCATTGACTTTTTCAGATATAGCCTTAAAAACTTATGAGTTAATTAGTGATGAAACTAATAAAGATTTGATCTATTTTAGACTTGATGACTATATTTCGCATTTGTTGATTGATGAATTTCAAGATACTAATGTTTTGCAGTATCAAATTTTAAAACCTATCATTGCTGAGCTTGTATCAGGTGAGGGTGTGAAAAAAAACAGAAGCTTTTTTTATGTGGGCGATAAAAAGCAAAGCATATATGGTTTTAGAGGAGGTAAAAAAGAGCTTTTTGATAAGCTTTTAAAAGACTTTCCGCAAATTAAATTAGAGCATTTAGATACTAATTATCGCAGTAAAAAGATCATTGTTGATTATGTAAATGAAATCTTTAAAGATAAATTTTTTGATAGCTTTTTAAATCCTAGCTTTACTTTGCAAAAAAGCGTTAAAAATGGTGGATATGTGGAAGTTTTGCAAAATCATATCCTGCCAAAAAGTTCTTTATATGAAGCAAGTGGAAAAGAAGTTTTAAAGATCATTCAAAAGCTTTTAGAAAAAGGTATAAGGCTTAGTGAAATTTGCATTTTAGTGTGGATTAATAAAGACGCTATCTTAATGAAGGAATTTCTTGAAGAAAATGACATTAAAGCTTATACGCAAAGCAATGTAGCTTTGATAGATTGTATTAGCGTAAGAGTGCTTTTTGAGTATGCAAAGGCTTGTGTGCTTAAAGATGAGTTTAGTTTGTATTTTGCAAGTAGTATTTTAGAAAAAAAACTTGAATTTGTCACGCTTGATTTAAACCGAAGTGTAGGTGAAATTTTAAAATACTTAGTGCATGTTTTAAAACTTGATTTAAGCGATGTTAATCTCATTGCATATTTAGAGTACGCAAGTACTTTTGATAATTTCTTTGATTTTTTATTTGCTCCGTGTGAGTTAAAGTCTTTACAAGCTCAAGATGATGGAGTGAGTATTATGACTGTGCATAAGTCTAAGGGACTTGAATTTGAAAATTTAATCGTACTTGATAGGCTTAGCAGAAAAGCTCCGGATAATGATACTTTAATATTTGAGTATGATTTAGAGCAAGGTTGGGAAGTAAAATACCGACATAGTGCTAGAAAATATCTTGAAGATCAAAACTACAATGCATTTTTAGCTAAAAGAGAAAAACTTCAAGCGGAAGATGAGATAAATTGTCTATATGTAGCGCTTACTAGAGCTAAAAACTCTCTTTTTATCATAAAAAATGATGAGAGTTTTAAAACCTTTAAGAGTTATTTTCAAGACTATGAAGAAAAACAAATAGGCATTATAGAAGAACAGCTTGTCAAAACAAATGAGCCTTTAGAAAAATTAGAACAAATAGAAAGCTTTGAAGAATTTCAAAAGGTAAATTTACAAGAAGTTAAAATAAAAAGTCATCTTTCAAGCACGCAAATACATTTTGGATTGGCTTTGCATGAGTTTTTGCAATATTTTGACTTTAGCACTAAGGATAACTTTGAATTTTGTAAGCAAATGGTGTATAAAAAATATCGTTTTTACTTAGATGATGAAAGTTTTAATGAGCTTTTTAAAAGACTTACTATGCTTTTAAAAGATGAGAAATTCAATGCTCTTTTAGCAGGTAAAAAGTTACTAAAAGAGCAAATCATCACTTATAAAGGCGAACAAAAACAACTTGATATGCTTGCATTTGATGATAATGAAGCTATCATTATAGACTATAAAACAGGCTTAAATTTAAACGAGCATAAAAAGCAAGTTTTACTTTATAAAGAAGCCATAGAAAAAATCTTAGCTAAGATTTCTACTAAGGCTTTTTTGGTATATATTTTAAAAGATAAAGTGGATATGGTGGAGATTTAATAATATATTTCATCAAATATAGACTCTAATGCAAATTGCCTACTTTATCTATAAATCTACATTAAAAGTATTTTGCATTATAATTGCAATATTAAAGTATTTAAGAATAAGTTGCAAATAAAAAAGAATAAATTAACCTTTAAAAATTCTTAAATTAAGTATTAATTAAGATAAAATAATTATAATCATATTTTTAAAAAATTTTTGGCAAAGGTAAGATGATGACAAAGATAACAAAGCCAAACGAAGTAAAACGTGAATGGATCGTTTTAGACGCTGAAGGAAAGCGTTTCGGTCGTCTTTTAACAGAAGTAGCGACTATTTTAAGAGGTAAAAATAAACCTTGCTATACTCCAAATGTTGATTGTGGAGATTATGTAATTATTATCAATGCTTCTAAAGCAGTTTTCACAGGTGCAAATAAAGCAGAAGATAAATTATACCACAGACATTCAGGATATTTTGGAAGCGTAAAAAGTGAAAAATTTGGTGATTTATTAGAAAAAAATCCAGTTAAATTATATAAATTAGCAGTTCGTGGTATGCTACCTAAAACAAACTTAGGTAGAGCTATGCTTAAAAAATTAAAAATTTATGCAGGTAGCGAACACCCTCATACTGCTCAAATTGCTAATAAAGGAAAATAATCATGGCAACAACATACGCAACAGGTAAAAGAAAAACCGCTGTAGCTAAAGTTTGGGTAAAAGCTGGTAGTGGTAAAATCATCGTTAATGGTATGGATCTAAACACTTGGCTTGGTGGACATGAAGCTATAAAATTAAAAGTAGTTCAGCCTTTATTAGTAACTAAACAAGAAACTTCTATGGATATTAAAGCAACAACTTTAGGCGGTGGTTATAGTGCACAAGCTGAAGCTTTAAGACATGGTATTTCAAGAGCTTTGGCTGCTATGGATGCAGATTTTAGGGCATTATTAAAACCAAAAGGACTTCTTACTAGGGATAGTAGAACTGTTGAGCGTAAAAAATACGGTCGTAGAAAAGCAAGAAGAAGCCCACAATTCTCTAAACGTTAATCCATTTTGGATCCATTTTGGATCCATTTTCTCTCTCATTTTTTAAAATCACATTTTTTTATATATATTTTTATTTTGTTTAAAATTAAAGGATTTTTTGTTTAGAAT
It includes:
- a CDS encoding RecB-like helicase, coding for MSYHFEPFLALEASAGSGKTFALSVRFVALVLMGAKINEILALTFTNKATSEMKERVFKTFLEFDVLENGENKAECNELMKMLGKSKDELIALREKYKDEFLRSKFNIYTFDSFFSQIIRSFALNLGLMSDFDIIESQDSYKNFISKLDEEELRALAYYIVQTKSKSDFLQNLESLYERSCEIKSIQNAHFPNKTFLEKSLSEFITYARNLSTDKNYQKNFEFENIEDFFTKPIICDLDKKYFEKIIDGEFLQKRAEFLQSVKEYFAQMENYRISMLAKLLKHFKEARNENNTKQNALTFSDIALKTYELISDETNKDLIYFRLDDYISHLLIDEFQDTNVLQYQILKPIIAELVSGEGVKKNRSFFYVGDKKQSIYGFRGGKKELFDKLLKDFPQIKLEHLDTNYRSKKIIVDYVNEIFKDKFFDSFLNPSFTLQKSVKNGGYVEVLQNHILPKSSLYEASGKEVLKIIQKLLEKGIRLSEICILVWINKDAILMKEFLEENDIKAYTQSNVALIDCISVRVLFEYAKACVLKDEFSLYFASSILEKKLEFVTLDLNRSVGEILKYLVHVLKLDLSDVNLIAYLEYASTFDNFFDFLFAPCELKSLQAQDDGVSIMTVHKSKGLEFENLIVLDRLSRKAPDNDTLIFEYDLEQGWEVKYRHSARKYLEDQNYNAFLAKREKLQAEDEINCLYVALTRAKNSLFIIKNDESFKTFKSYFQDYEEKQIGIIEEQLVKTNEPLEKLEQIESFEEFQKVNLQEVKIKSHLSSTQIHFGLALHEFLQYFDFSTKDNFEFCKQMVYKKYRFYLDDESFNELFKRLTMLLKDEKFNALLAGKKLLKEQIITYKGEQKQLDMLAFDDNEAIIIDYKTGLNLNEHKKQVLLYKEAIEKILAKISTKAFLVYILKDKVDMVEI
- the rplM gene encoding 50S ribosomal protein L13: MTKITKPNEVKREWIVLDAEGKRFGRLLTEVATILRGKNKPCYTPNVDCGDYVIIINASKAVFTGANKAEDKLYHRHSGYFGSVKSEKFGDLLEKNPVKLYKLAVRGMLPKTNLGRAMLKKLKIYAGSEHPHTAQIANKGK
- the rpsI gene encoding 30S ribosomal protein S9 translates to MATTYATGKRKTAVAKVWVKAGSGKIIVNGMDLNTWLGGHEAIKLKVVQPLLVTKQETSMDIKATTLGGGYSAQAEALRHGISRALAAMDADFRALLKPKGLLTRDSRTVERKKYGRRKARRSPQFSKR